The Salvia miltiorrhiza cultivar Shanhuang (shh) chromosome 1, IMPLAD_Smil_shh, whole genome shotgun sequence genome has a window encoding:
- the LOC131006951 gene encoding nuclear transcription factor Y subunit A-1-like produces the protein MPTLTKSNNRQVEKGLRSIQTSTPYGQPWWQGLGSNDMPSSGQQEDSSINPAAVQPQGSVEGIPRDTETTALHSGLNRNNGEQEQQHLDANGQMELVGHSIMLTSYPYADPQYGGILTYGAPVHPHLLGYHPGRMPLPLEMEEEPVYVNAKQYHGILRRRQIRAKAELEKKLVKNRKPYLHESRHKHAMKRLRGSGGRFLNTKKLDGKENSTSAEQSKSGETTSSQSRSPASTHLSTNSNGVSHQNNERASMVQEMHKEHILSNGFNNSHGLGSYYESGHFSENNWNSLVSRGPRGSSSSK, from the exons ATGCCCACGCTTACAAAAAGTAATAATAGACAAGTAGAGAAAGGACTACGAAGCATCCAGACCTCGACACCCTATGGTCAGCCTTGGTGGCAGGGTCTTGGGAGCAATGACATGCCTTCTTCAGGGCAGCAAGAAGATAGTTCCATAAATCCTGCAGCTGTGCAACCACAAGGCTCTGTTGAAGGGATCCCAAGGGATACAGAAACTACAGCTCTTCACTCTG GGTTGAATAGAAACAATGGCGAGCAAGAGCAACAGCATCTTGATGCAAATGGACAAATGGAGCTTGTTGGTCATTCTATT ATGCTGACGTCATATCCATATGCAGACCCACAATATGGGGGGATTTTAACATATGGGGCGCCG GTGCATCCTCACTTGCTTGGATATCATCCAGGAAGAATGCCTCTGCCTCTTGAAATGGAAGAAGAACCTGTTTATGTGAATGCAAAGCAGTACCATGGAATTCTGAGGCGGAGACAAATACGAGCAAAAGCTGAATTGGAAAAGAAATTGGtgaaaaacagaaaa CCTTATCTCCATGAATCTCGGCATAAACATGCTATGAAAAGGTTAAGAGGCTCCGGAGGCCGTTTCCTAAATACCAAAAAGCTCGACGGCAAAGAAAACTCTACTTCTGCGGAGCAATCAAAATCAGGGGAAACCACTTCATCACAGTCACGCTCTCCTGCTTCTACTCATTTGTCCACAAACAGTAATGGCGTATCTCACCAAAACAACGAACGAGCATCTATGGTTCAAGAAATGCACAAAGAACATATTCTCTCCAACGGGTTCAACAACTCTCACGGTCTGGGATCATATTACGAAAGTGGACATTTTAGCGAGAATAACTGGAACTCGCTGGTGAGCCGGGGCCCACGAGGTTCTTCCTCCAGCAAATGA
- the LOC130996640 gene encoding disease resistance protein RPP13-like encodes MAEAIVLSAVEKLENLLVIEEGVSKHRKTAKQEKEELVVVVEGLRDDLRGMLSLFTNNSTKESGDYISRVTEIAHDVDVAIDNYILQDTQPKSAFFKFFKPSSGQVMNTFHGMRICLQVLWSEFSRSEEAGPTSRRIPPAVEVEVGVVEGMKEDVELVLRKAIFLEESAQGLATSCIVGMGGVGKTTLAQMLYTHERVASEFEIRAWVYVSTEFTSKQVLKELILQFGVNYDEVDAHEPSRLRDMVFQHLHTRRYFIILDHVWRDQDLDFVFTAFPHNEKASRLLVTSRIRDIIGHAQYIHERRTLDHIQSWRLFLKTVFGEYNKCPNHLVEIGRKIVTRCDGLPLAIMEAGGKLSVKEQSESEWASFLESMDLSSTSEILELSYHKMRSPIMKSCFLHVGSFMEGTTIRVQKLVQLWTAGGILDVSRGKEKSKTDEEIGIFFIAELINECIFEVKGRSKTDYRVKYCYINRNLHRLAVAKATEEIRFEVRKSDDLTSKKSRHCVICCSRDKFNYRRDHDKHLISLVFRGGGSLDRLSWLSRLKLLKILDFEASTVVGEVGKA; translated from the exons ATGGCGGAGGCAATTGTATTATCGGCGGTGGAAAAGCTGGAGAATCTGCTGGTGATTGAGGAGGGTGTTTCCAAACATCGAAAAACAGCAAAGCAGGAGAAGGAGGAGCTAGTAGTAGTAGTGGAAGGGCTGAGAGATGATCTCAGAGGGATGCTGTCTCTCTTCACTAACAACAGCACCAAGGAATCTGGAGATTACATATCTCGAGTCACGGAGATTGCTCACGACGTGGACGTCGCCATTGATAACTACATCCTGCAGGATACTCAACCAAAATCGgctttttttaaattctttaaACCCAGTAGCGGCCAAGTAATGAATACATTCCATGGCATGCGGATCTGTCTCCAAGTTCTCTGGAGTGAATTTTCTAGATCTGAGGAGGCGGGTCCCACCAGTCGCCGGATTCCTCCGGCAGTCGAAGTAGAAGTGGGGGTGGTGGAGGGCATGAAGGAGGATGTGGAATTGGTGCTCCGGAAAGCGATCTTCTTGGAGGAGTCGGCGCAGGGGCTCGCAACATCGTGTATCGTGGGCATGGGGGGTGTGGGGAAGACCACTCTTGCTCAGATGCTATACACCCATGAGCGCGTGGCTTCTGAATTTGAGATCCGCGCTTGGGTGTATGTTTCCACTGAATTCACTTCAAAACAGGTGCTTAAGGAACTAATTCTACAGTTCGGAGTGAATTACGATGAGGTGGACGCCCACGAGCCTAGCCGCCTCCGCGACATGGTGTTCCAACACCTTCACACCAGACGATATTTCATAATTCTTGACCACGTTTGGAGGGACCAAGACTTGGACTTCGTCTTCACCGCTTTTCCTCATAACG AAAAAGCAAGTAGATTGTTGGTGACCAGTCGTATTCGGGATATAATAGGCCATGCCCAATACATTCATGAGAGGAGAACTCTTGATCATATTCAGAGTTGGAGATTGTTCTTGAAGACGGTATTCGGAGAGTACAATAAATGCCCCAACCACTTGGTGGAAATAGGGAGAAAGATCGTTACAAGGTGTGACGGTTTGCCGTTGGCAATAATGGAAGCTGGAGGCAAGTTGTCTGTAAAGGAACAGTCGGAGAGTGAATGGGCAAGTTTTCTAGAATCAATGGATTTAAGTTCAACATCAGAAATATTGGAGTTGAGCTACCACAAAATGCGTTCTCCAATAATGAAATCATGCTTCTTGCATGTGGGCTCTTTCATGGAAGGTACAACTATAAGAGTCCAAAAATTGGTACAATTATGGACTGCAGGAGGAATATTGGACGTCTCACGAGGAAAAGAGAAAAGTAAAACCGATGAGGAaattggaattttttttatagctGAATTGATTAATGAGTGCATATTTGAAGTAAAAGGGAGGAGTAAGACAGACTACCGGGTTAAATACTGTTACATCAATCGTAATCTTCACAGGTTAGCCGTCGCAAAAGCAACGGAGGAAATACGGTTTGAGGTTCGAAAGAGTGATGATCTAACCTCTAAGAAAAGTCGTCATTGTGTTATCTGTTGTAGTAGAGACAAGTTCAATTACCGCAGAGATCATGATAAACATCTTATCTCTCTTGTCTTTCGTGGAGGGGGCAGCTTGGACAGATTATCTTGGTTGAGCAGATTAAAACTACTTAAGATACTTGATTTTGAAG CTTCCACAGTCGTTGGCGAAGTTGGAAAGGCTTGA
- the LOC131006953 gene encoding probable disease resistance protein RF9, with product MSDIICMEPLQIDDLKNLQTLTYISADNLTYELLRFQKMDNLRKLGIQEVDRITDVSKILASLAMVKNLDCLILKGSRFRRMSSLDELCSLNRLTQLKLDGLLTKLPSATDFPPDIRYMSLVNTSLDEDPMPVLEKLSKLQILNLRNAFMGEEMMVSHLGFAELEGLCMGELWRLRNLQVGEGAMPKLKRLEINNCPYLETLPKEMANLKELKMVTTKGIARKILEAQSPKEGMLISSLKRWW from the exons ATGTCTGACATAATATGTATGGAGCCTTTGCAGATAGATGATCTAAAGAATCTGCAGACCCTCACCTACATATCGGCTGATAATTTGACATATGAGCTCTTACGATTTcaaaagatggataatctccgTAAATTGGGCATACAAGAAGTAGATAGAATCACAGATGTCAGCAAGATCTTGGCTTCGCTGGCTATGGTGAAGAATCTTGATTGCCTCATCTTAAAGGGGTCTCGTTTCAGAAGAATGTCTTCACTGGACGAGCTTTGTAGTCTAAACCGTCTCACTCAACTCAAACTGGATGGTCTCCTCACCAAGTTGCCGAGTGCCACTGATTTCCCTCCAGATATTCGTTACATGAGCTTGGTTAATACCTCTCTTGATGAAGACCCCATGCCGGTGCTCGAGAAGCTATCCAAGCTACAAATCCTCAACCTGAGGAATGCTTTCATGGGTGAAGAAATGATGGTCTCACATTTGGGGTTTGCAGAGCTCGAAGGTCTATGCATGGGGGAGTTGTGGCGTCTGAGAAACTTACAAGTTGGAGAAGGTGCAATGCCGAAGCTGAAGCGATTGGAAATCAACAATTGCCCGTATCTGGAGACCCTCCCAAAAGAGATGGCTAATCTCAAGGAGTTGAAGATGGTGACAACCAAAGGCATTGCAAGAAAGATATTGGAGGCTCAATCTCCAAAAGAGGGCATGTTGATATCCAGCCTTAA GAGGTGGTGGTGA
- the LOC131006952 gene encoding monooxygenase 2-like, with protein MEPTIHEQDMLIVGGGIAGLTTALGLHRLGIRSLVLEASDGLRTTGFALTIWTNVWIALDTVGIGDAMRANSLPIEGYSQLQFLLYQVVSIHFLINLLV; from the exons ATGGAACCCACAATCCACGAGCAAGATATGTTGATAGTCGGAGGCGGCATAGCTGGCCTCACCACAGCTCTCGGACTCCACAG GTTGGGGATTCGGAGCCTGGTTTTGGAGGCGTCGGATGGATTAAGAACCACGGGGTTCGCCCTAACCATATGGACGAACGTGTGGATAGCTCTAGATACAGTCGGAATCGGCGACGCCATGAGAGCCAATTCTCTCCCAATTGAAGGGTATTCGCAGCTCCAGTTTTTGTTATATCAAGTCGTTTCAATTCATTTTCTGATTAATTTGCTGGTTTGA